In one Gossypium hirsutum isolate 1008001.06 chromosome D09, Gossypium_hirsutum_v2.1, whole genome shotgun sequence genomic region, the following are encoded:
- the LOC121220734 gene encoding uncharacterized protein codes for MSFGLCNAPATFQRCMENIFFDYVEKIIEVFMDDFTVYDDTPLNDNFPDENLFSANAVHPWYADIVNYLVTGIVSSELLRSTKDKIKKDARYYIWDDPYLWKHYSDQTCKDAFDVLKQKLVSALTVQPPNWNFPFEIMCDASDRSVGAVLGQRIGKEPHVIYYASKTLDACPNFEIFHREEGDDTPLNDNFPDENLFSANAVHPWYADIVNYLVTGIVSSELLRSTKDKIKKDARYYIWDDPYLWKHYSDQTCKDAFDVLKQKLVSALTVQPPNWNFPFEIMCDANDTPLNDNFPDENLFSANAVHPWYADIVNYLVTGIVSSELLRSTKDKIKKDARYYIWDDPYLWKHYSVQTCKDAFDVLKQKLVSALTVQPPNWNFPFEIMCDASDRSVGAVLGQRIGKEPHVIYYASKTLDACPKIAYKGPIGMSPYRLVLGKPCHLPIELEHKAFWTVKQCNMEMEIAGRTRKLDIQELEEIRNDAYENARVYKEKTKAFHDKSITRKLFSIGQKVLLYDFTLKIFTGKLRFKWIGPFTISNLFSNGAVEIQNEETQKCFKVNGQRLKPFYENLQTHTFEEIVLEEPRI; via the exons ATGTCGTTTGGACTCTGTAATGCTCCGGCCACTTTCCAGAGATGCATGGAGAACATATTCTTTGATTATGTCGAGAAAATCAttgaagtctttatggatgactTCACGGTATACG ATGACACACCGTTGAATGACAACTTCCCAGATGAAAACCTATTTTCAGCCAATGCGGTTCATCCTTGGTACGCAGACATAGTAAATTACCTCGTTACAGGTATTGTTTCTTCGGAATTACTAAGGTCTACAAAAGATAAGATCAAAAAGGATGCTCGGTATTACATTTGGGACGATCCTTACCTTTGGAAGCATTACTCTGATCAG ACTTGTAAAGACGCTTTTGACGTGCTGAAGCAGAAATTGGTCTCCGCTCTCACAGTTCAACCACCAAATTGGAACTTCCCGTTCGAAAtcatgtgtgacgcaagtgaccgAAGTGTGGGAGCTGTTCTTGGCCAAAGAATAGGGAAAGAACCTCATGTTATCTACTATGCTTCGAAGACTTTGGATGCTTGCCCAAA CTTTGAAATATTTCATAGGGAAGAAGGAG ATGACACACCGTTGAATGACAACTTCCCAGATGAAAACCTATTTTCAGCCAATGCGGTTCATCCTTGGTACGCAGACATAGTAAATTACCTCGTTACAGGTATTGTTTCTTCGGAATTACTAAGGTCTACAAAAGATAAGATCAAAAAGGATGCTCGGTATTACATTTGGGACGATCCTTACCTTTGGAAGCATTACTCCGATCAG ACTTGTAAAGACGCTTTTGACGTGCTGAAGCAGAAATTGGTCTCCGCTCTCACAGTTCAACCACCAAATTGGAACTTCCCGTTCGAAAtcatgtgtgacgcaa ATGACACACCGTTGAATGACAACTTCCCAGATGAAAACCTATTTTCAGCCAATGCGGTTCATCCTTGGTACGCAGACATAGTAAATTACCTCGTTACAGGTATTGTTTCTTCGGAATTACTAAGGTCTACAAAAGATAAGATCAAAAAGGATGCTCGGTATTACATTTGGGACGATCCTTACCTTTGGAAGCATTACTCCGTTCAG ACTTGTAAAGACGCTTTTGACGTGCTGAAGCAGAAATTGGTCTCCGCTCTCACAGTTCAACCACCAAATTGGAACTTCCCGTTCGAAATCATGTGTGACGCCAGTGACCGAAGTGTGGGAGCTGTTCTTGGCCAAAGAATAGGGAAAGAACCTCATGTTATCTACTATGCTTCGAAGACTTTGGATGCTTGCCCAAA GATAGCTTACAAGGGACCAATAGGCATGTCACCTTACCGACTCGTTCTTGGGAAACCATGCCATCTCCCGATCGAATTAGAGCACAAGGCATTTTGGACAGTTAAGCAATGTAATATGGAGATGGAGATTGCAGGAAGGACTCGAAAACTGGACATCCAAGAACTCGAGGAAATTAGAAACGATGCATATGAAAATGCTCGAGTTTATAAAGAAAAGACGAAGGCGTTTCATGATAAGTCAATCACTAGGAAGCTGTTTTCAATAGGACAAAAAGTTCTCCTATACGACTTCACCTTAAAAATTTTCACTGGTAAGCTTCGATTCAAATGGATAGGTCCATTTACTATTAGTAATTTATTCTCGAATGGTGCAGTGGAAATTCAAAACGAAGAAACTCAGAAGTGCTTTAAGGTGAATGGTCAACGATTGAAACCCTTTTACGAAAATCTTCAAACGCACACATTTGAGGAGATTGTTCTCGAGGAGCCCAGAATTTGA